The stretch of DNA ATCGTGCTCACCGTGAACATGACCATGAGCCAGTTCTTCCGGTGTTGCTTCACGAATAGCAACAACTTCAACATTAAAGTTAAGGTTTTGGCCGGCCAGCATATGGTTGCCATCAACGACTACGTGGTCGTCTTCTACTTCAGTGATTTCAACCGGCACAGGACCTTGATCGGTATCAGCCAGGAAACGCATACCTACCTGAAGCTCGTCAACACCCATAAATACATCTTTAGGTACACGCTGAACCAAGACTTCATCATAGTTACCATAAGCTTCGTTAGCCGGTACAAACACGTCAAAACGATCGCCTACGTTATGATCTTCTAATGCTTTTTCTAAACCTGCGATCAGAGAACCATGTCCATGCAGATAATCTAACGGTGCGCTCACCGGAGACTCATCAACTAATACACCGTCTTCTGTACGAACCTGATAGGCCAGGCTGACCACTAGGTCTTTTGCTACTTTCATGATTTCTCCTACCGTTGATACTTAATTTCCGCTGATTGTAGCTGAAATCAACGGCGCTGTACTCACTGAGATAAAAATTTAGGCAACTTTATATTACTAAGTATGATGAAAGTCGACTAATTGATTGAGATCCTGTGGCCCTTCAGCCTATCTTTTTTTCGACTAATCACGTTCTTCATGCCGGGCTTCCTGTACTTCATCATCCAGATCCCAGGCGTCAGATAGCTTACTGTCATGCTGAATTTCTCGCTGGAACAGATTTTCCAGTTCACGCCGCGCTTCCGCTACCCGAGATATCTGCTGAACTTCACCCTGTCGAACAGGTACCAGTTCACGCAGCATATTCTCATCCAGACGCTTAAAGTACTGTTGAGCACGATAGGCCTGATGAGGATGCATGCCCAAATCGATAAGTGCCTTACGCCCTAAATCAAGAGCACTGGAGAATGTTTCCCGGGAAAATAATTCAACACCGGCGCTCAACAGTTCATGAGCCTCTACCCGCCCTCTGGCTCGCGCCAGAATCGACAGATTAGGGAAGTATTGCTGACACAGACGAACTACCGTCATAGTCTCTTCCGGTAAATCACTGGCGATAATAATGGCTTTGGCTTTTTCCGCACCAGCAGCGCGTAGCAAATCAAGTTCTGTTGCATCACCGTAATAAACTTTATAACCGTAGCTGCGCAATATACTTACCTGACTGACATCCCGCTCCAGTACGGTCAGACGGATTTCATTTGCCATCAACAAGCGGCCAATCACCTGACCGAAACGACCAAATCCAACCACTATCACCTGAGGTTCATCATCTTCGACATCAGATGCCTGAGTCGGTTCATCTCCAGGGTTATAACGGCGGGCCAATATCTTATCAACCAACTGCATTAATATTGGTGTGGTCATCATAGAGATAGTCACCACCACCAACAGCATAGCTATCTGTTCTGAATTGAAAATATTCTGAGACTTCGCCGCAGCAAACAGTACAAAGGCAAATTCACCTCCCTGGCTGAGTACCGCAGAAAACTGTAATCGTTCTGAACGGTTAATTCGGAAGAAACGGGCTAACCCATATAACACGACGCTTTTGACCAGTAACAGAACACATACCCCCACTAACACCTGTAGGATATGAGAATAGAAAACCCCTAAGTTGAGTACCATTCCGACGGAAATAAAAAACAGCCCTAACAGCAGACCCTTAAACGGTTCAATAGCCACTTCAAGTTCATGCTGATACTCGCTTTCTGCCAGTAGCACACCCGCCAGGAAAGTACCCAGCGCCATGGAGAATCCTATCTGCTGCATAAGCACGGCTGCGCCCAATACCACCAACAGCGCGGTGGCGGTAAACACTTCCCGTACCCCTGAAGCAGCAACATAGCGAAAAATTGGACGCAATAAATAACGACAGCCCAACACTAAAATTGCCAGTCCAACCACTTTACTGAGAATGGTAAACCAATCTGCGCCGGTTCCACCTGTTCCCGCTAAAATGGGTACCAGTGCCAGTGCCGGAACAACAGCCATATCCTGAAACAGCAGCACCGCAAAGCCTGACTGTCCGCCATCACCGCGCATTCCCTTCTCTTTCATCAACTGTAGGGCCATTGCAGTAGATGACATGGACAGGCCAATGGCACCAATAATTGCCGCAGACAAACCAAACCCGGCCCAATATAGCAATCCGCAAAGAACGGCGCTGGTTATCAATACCTGAGCAGTACCCAAGCCAAAAATGGGCTTTCTCATTTTCCACAGCTTGGCCGGATTCAATTCCAGACCAATAACAAACAGCAGCAGAACTACGCCCATTTCAGAAAAATGAAGGATTTCATCAACATCATTAATCAGTCGAAATCCCCAAGGCCCAATAGCAATACCGGCTACCAAATAACCCAGCACCGCGCCAATACCAATACGTTTTGCCAGAGGAACCGCCAAAACGGCCACGGAGAGAAAAACTAAAACAGCGATAAGTTGGGGTGAAGTATCCATTATTCGCTATCCTCTTCTGCGGACACACTAAGCCATTCGGCATATTTCAGCGCATGTTGCTGTAATTCATCCTCTTCCAGGCGGCGGGCACGATAAATGATCA from Limnobaculum xujianqingii encodes:
- the slyD gene encoding peptidylprolyl isomerase; the protein is MKVAKDLVVSLAYQVRTEDGVLVDESPVSAPLDYLHGHGSLIAGLEKALEDHNVGDRFDVFVPANEAYGNYDEVLVQRVPKDVFMGVDELQVGMRFLADTDQGPVPVEITEVEDDHVVVDGNHMLAGQNLNFNVEVVAIREATPEELAHGHVHGEHDHEHGEGGCCGGHGHGDGGGCCGGGGHDHDHEHGEGGCGGHGKGHGGCGCSH
- the kefB gene encoding glutathione-regulated potassium-efflux system protein KefB, encoding MDTSPQLIAVLVFLSVAVLAVPLAKRIGIGAVLGYLVAGIAIGPWGFRLINDVDEILHFSEMGVVLLLFVIGLELNPAKLWKMRKPIFGLGTAQVLITSAVLCGLLYWAGFGLSAAIIGAIGLSMSSTAMALQLMKEKGMRGDGGQSGFAVLLFQDMAVVPALALVPILAGTGGTGADWFTILSKVVGLAILVLGCRYLLRPIFRYVAASGVREVFTATALLVVLGAAVLMQQIGFSMALGTFLAGVLLAESEYQHELEVAIEPFKGLLLGLFFISVGMVLNLGVFYSHILQVLVGVCVLLLVKSVVLYGLARFFRINRSERLQFSAVLSQGGEFAFVLFAAAKSQNIFNSEQIAMLLVVVTISMMTTPILMQLVDKILARRYNPGDEPTQASDVEDDEPQVIVVGFGRFGQVIGRLLMANEIRLTVLERDVSQVSILRSYGYKVYYGDATELDLLRAAGAEKAKAIIIASDLPEETMTVVRLCQQYFPNLSILARARGRVEAHELLSAGVELFSRETFSSALDLGRKALIDLGMHPHQAYRAQQYFKRLDENMLRELVPVRQGEVQQISRVAEARRELENLFQREIQHDSKLSDAWDLDDEVQEARHEERD